ATTTACCTTTTCATTGTTCATTATCTATTTTTTAACACAAAAATACCAGCACCAAAAAGGTACTGGCAAAAATGCTAATCCATGTTGTATTTTTTCTTGAATTTTTCTACTCTACCACCATGTTCTACAAATCTTTGACGTCCTGTATAAAATGGGTGACATTGACTACAAACTTCGACGTTTATGTTTTCTTTAGTAGATCCTACTTTAAAAGTATTGCCACAAGAAGCGCAAGTTACTGTAGCTTCGTGGTATTCTGGATGTAAATCTTTTTTCATATTATCACCTCGTTTTTCTCAAAATTATTTTCGACTTACCTATTATAACACATGAGTATGAACTTGTCTACAAAATTTGAATATTTCATTATAATTTTCTTTACAAACTTTGCAAATTATTTATTGATTTTACAAATTCTTGGTTTGATTTTGTGTTTTTAATCATTTTGATAATTTGATCTGCAATATCTTTGTTTTCTTGTGAGTTTAATTGTTTTCTAATTTTATTAATAGCAGATAATTCTTCTTTTGTAAGAAGCAATTCATCTTTTCTAGTTCCAGATTTGTTCAAATCAATCGCAGGGAATACTCTTTGTTCCGACAAATTCCTGTCTAATTTGATTTCCATATTTCCAGTTCCTTTGAATTCTTCGAAAATAACATCATCCATCCTGGAACCAGTTTCAATCAAAGCTGTCGCTAATATAGTCAACGAACCGCCTTCTTCAATATTTCTTGCCGCACCGAAAAATCTTTTAGGACCATTCAATGCTAAAGGATCAAGTCCTCCAGACAACGTCTTACCTGAATAAGGACTTGTAACATTATATGCACGAGATAATCTAGTAATTGAATCAACCAATATTACAACATCCTTTTTATGTTCCACAAGTCTTTTC
This Finegoldia magna ATCC 53516 DNA region includes the following protein-coding sequences:
- the rpmE gene encoding 50S ribosomal protein L31 translates to MKKDLHPEYHEATVTCASCGNTFKVGSTKENINVEVCSQCHPFYTGRQRFVEHGGRVEKFKKKYNMD